The following proteins are encoded in a genomic region of Bombus pyrosoma isolate SC7728 linkage group LG1, ASM1482585v1, whole genome shotgun sequence:
- the LOC122568281 gene encoding protein DPCD, translated as MKYLPMAPEEWLRLIQNATKTAIIQDGKRKVHFLMEDGREMVEEYHLETNVLVRRAWKEKGKLGQDVGWKVEIGDPEPRQNNIEVYGIQESSSAPFITRRITKTALEWRIRNLPYPQNVYSVTAEDDNTITVRTTNKKYFKKIIVPDLERAGLKVAQDRISFRHQYSTLIITYKKPPALLELEKKILNEILQLKARKDGDVQCPTS; from the exons ATGAAGTATTTACCAATGGCGCCTGAGGAGTGGTTAAGACTTATTCAAAATGCTACGAAAACTGCAATTATCCAAGATG gaaaaagaaaagtccattttttaatggaaGATGGTAGGGAAATGGTAGAAGAGTACCACTTAGAAACAAATGTTTTAGTACGGAGAGcatggaaagagaaaggtaAACTTGGACAAGATGTAGGTTGGAAAGTAGAAATTGGAGACCCTGAACCTagacaaaataatattgaagtATATGGGATTCAGGAAAGTTCAAGTGCT CCGTTTATTACAAGAAGAATTACAAAGACTGCACTTGAATGGCGCATAAGGAATTTGCCATACCCACAGAATGTATATAGTGTAACAGCAGAAGATGATAACACAATAACTGTTCGTACAAccaacaaaaaatattttaaaaagataatagtTCCAGATTTAGAACGTGCTGGATTAAAAGTAGCACAAGACAGAATATCCTTCAGGCATCAATACAGTACGCTAATTATTACG TATAAAAAACCACCTGCACTTCTGGAGTtggaaaaaaagatattaaatgaaatattacaactaAAAGCAAGAAAAGATGGTGATGTACAATGTCCAACAAgctaa